A window of Streptomyces profundus genomic DNA:
GGTCTGGCTGGCGGTGCTGCTGATCCTGATCGGCGCGTTCGCCAAGTCGGCGCAGATCCCGTTCTCCGCCTGGCTGCCGGCCGCGATGGTGGCGCCGACGCCGGTCTCCGCGTATCTGCACGCGGCGGCCATGGTCAAGGCCGGCGTCTATCTGGTGGCGCGGCTCGCCCCGGCCCTGGAGGGGGCGGCGCCCTGGCGCCCGCTGGTGCTGTCCGTCGGGCTGACCACGATGGTGGTCGCGGCCTGGCGGGCGCTGCGCCAGATCGACCTCAAGCTGTTGATCGCCTATGGCACGGTCAGCGAACTCGGCATGCTGATCGCCCTGTTGGGCGCCGGCACCCGCACCTCGGCGCTGGCGGGCGAGGAGATGCTGCTGGCGCACGCCGCGTTCAAGTCCGCGCTGTTCCTCTCCGTCGGGGTGATCGAGAAGAGCACCGGCACCCGGGACCTCACCCGGCTCTCCGGGCTCGGCCGGAGGATGCCGCTGCTCGCCGTGGCCGCCACCGTCTCCGCCGCCTCCATGGCCGGGCTGCCGCCGCTGATCGGCTACCTCGGCAAGGAGGCCGCCTACGACGGCTTCTGGCACGCGCCGTTCGCCGGCGGCGGCTTCGCCGTCGCGGGGCTCGCCATCGGCTCCCTGCTGACCGTCGCCTACTCGGCCCGCTTCCTCTGGGGGGCCTTCGCCCGCAAGCCCGAAGTGCCCGAGGCGAAGCCGGAACACGCCCCGTTCGGTCTGGTCGGGCCGATCTGCCTGCTGTCGGCCGCCGCTCCGGTGCTGGGCATCTGGTACGTGGGGCTGGCCGAGCTGGTGGAGCCCTACGCGGGGACATCCGGGCTGCTGGCCGACCAAGGACCCGCCTACGCGATCAAGCTCTGGCACGGCGTGACCGCCCCGCTGCTGGTCTCCGCCAGCATGATCGTGCTCGGCCTGGTGCTGCACCAGGCCAGGCGCCCGGTGGAGCGGGTGCGCGCCAGGATCCCCCGGCTGCCGGACAGCCAGCGCGGCTACGACCGCACCGTCTGGGGCGTGGACCACCTGGCGATGTGGCTCACCCGTCACACCCAGGTCGGCTCGCTCCCCTTCTATCTGACGGCGCTGCTGCTGACGGTGATCCTGATCCCCGGCGGCACGCTGCTGCTGCACCGTCCCGCCTGGCCGCATGTGGTCGGCTGGCACTCGGCGGCCCAGATCCCGCTCTCCCTCGTGGTGTTGACGGCGCTCGGCGCCCTCGTCGTCGCCCGGCACCGGCTGACCGCCGTGCTGCTGGTCGGCGCCGTGGGCTACGCGGTCGCCGGCCTCTTCCTGGTGCAGGGCGCGCCCGACCTGGCGCTCACCCAGTTCCTGGTGGAGACGCTCACGGTGATCGTCGTCGTCCTGGTGCTGCGCCGGCTGCCGTCCAACTTCACCCCCGAACGGCCGTCCCCGAAGGGCCTGTTCTTCCGCGCGGCCGTCGCCGTGACCGCGGGGCTCTGCGTCGCCTACTTCGCCGTCTCGGCGACCGCCGTGCGCCAGTCCCTCGAACTCTCCGACACCATCCTGGAACGCGCCCCCGAGACCGGCGCCGACAACGCGGTCAACGCGCTGCTGGTGGACTTCCGCGCGCTCGACACGCTGGGCGAGATCAGCGTGCTGCTGGTGACGGCGATCGGCGCGGGCGCGCTGCTCGGCTACCGCTCCTCGCGCCGCCAGTGGCCCACGGGGCCGGCCGAGGGCAGCCCGGCGGCCCGCGCGTTCCGGAGCGTCCACTGGGACGTGCCGCGCGAGCCCTGGCTGCCCGAGGCGCACGAACTCCCCAGCCGGGACCGTTCGCTGCTGCTCGAAGTGGTGGTGCGGGCGCTCTTCCCCGCCGTGCTGGTGCTCTCCGTCTACCTCCTCTTCGCCGGCCACTACCGGCCGGGCGGCGGCTTCGCCGGCGGGCTGGTCGCCGGGCAGGCGTTCACCCTGCGCTATCTGGTGGGGCGCCGCGCCGAGGCCGCGTTCCCGCTGCCCATCACCCCGCGCTCGGTGGCCGGCGGCGGCCTCACGCTGGCCGCGATCGTCGCCCTGGCGCCGCTGCTCTTCGGTGAACCGCCGCTCTACAGCGCCGAACTCAACTTCGGCCTACCGCTGTTGGGCGACGTCAAGCTCGCCACCAACATCTTCTTCGACCT
This region includes:
- a CDS encoding Na+/H+ antiporter subunit A — its product is MLALFALHMLLAMALPYLAARLPRGAWYLAALVPLAAVAWAAWHTPSVLDGETPEETLSWATGLNLVVDLRLDPLSLLMVFVVSGVGALVLIYCARYLPGAGREAGLLLTFAGVMFGLVTADHLIALYVFWELTSVISFLLIGGRGEGAAHRRAAEQALLTTAAGGLAMLFGFILLGAEAGTYRVSELVAEPPRGGLVWLAVLLILIGAFAKSAQIPFSAWLPAAMVAPTPVSAYLHAAAMVKAGVYLVARLAPALEGAAPWRPLVLSVGLTTMVVAAWRALRQIDLKLLIAYGTVSELGMLIALLGAGTRTSALAGEEMLLAHAAFKSALFLSVGVIEKSTGTRDLTRLSGLGRRMPLLAVAATVSAASMAGLPPLIGYLGKEAAYDGFWHAPFAGGGFAVAGLAIGSLLTVAYSARFLWGAFARKPEVPEAKPEHAPFGLVGPICLLSAAAPVLGIWYVGLAELVEPYAGTSGLLADQGPAYAIKLWHGVTAPLLVSASMIVLGLVLHQARRPVERVRARIPRLPDSQRGYDRTVWGVDHLAMWLTRHTQVGSLPFYLTALLLTVILIPGGTLLLHRPAWPHVVGWHSAAQIPLSLVVLTALGALVVARHRLTAVLLVGAVGYAVAGLFLVQGAPDLALTQFLVETLTVIVVVLVLRRLPSNFTPERPSPKGLFFRAAVAVTAGLCVAYFAVSATAVRQSLELSDTILERAPETGADNAVNALLVDFRALDTLGEISVLLVTAIGAGALLGYRSSRRQWPTGPAEGSPAARAFRSVHWDVPREPWLPEAHELPSRDRSLLLEVVVRALFPAVLVLSVYLLFAGHYRPGGGFAGGLVAGQAFTLRYLVGRRAEAAFPLPITPRSVAGGGLTLAAIVALAPLLFGEPPLYSAELNFGLPLLGDVKLATNIFFDLGVYLLVLGVCLKLLFALAQARDAGDTLAPYHDRTRRVAR